In Synechococcus sp. CB0101, a genomic segment contains:
- the urtB gene encoding urea ABC transporter permease subunit UrtB gives MDLLYDTLFNGLAIGSVLVLAALGLAVVFGLMGVINMAHGELMMLGAYTTFVVQNIFKAVLPDALFPIYILVALPLAFLVSGLAGLLLEKTVIRRLYGRPLETLLATWGVSLILQQFVRSVSSAFAIGLVVAVVAGLMVPRFTPKAWWQQRWTPLLGTGSWVVTALVGVVLASLLGEQRVFDQPWFSARNIDVTAPVWLRGSIDVGAVNMPAARLFIIVLTVVALVLVNWFLQKSVWGMRIRAVTQNRTMSDCLGIPTEKVDALTFLIGSGLAGVAGVAVTLLGSVGPNLGGNYIVDCFMVVVLGGVGKLAGTVLAALGIGVISYVVGSGSLLLVWPGMPEGLNTVITFFATTSMAKVLVFALIVVFLQIRPAGLFPQKGRMVEA, from the coding sequence ATGGATCTTCTCTACGACACACTCTTCAACGGCCTGGCCATCGGCTCGGTTCTGGTGCTTGCAGCACTGGGACTGGCTGTGGTGTTTGGCTTGATGGGTGTCATCAACATGGCCCACGGCGAGTTGATGATGCTCGGTGCCTACACCACCTTCGTGGTGCAGAACATCTTCAAGGCGGTGCTGCCCGACGCCTTGTTCCCGATCTACATCCTGGTGGCTTTGCCCCTGGCCTTTTTGGTGAGTGGTCTGGCGGGCTTGCTGCTGGAGAAAACGGTGATTCGACGGCTTTACGGCCGTCCGCTGGAAACGCTGTTGGCGACCTGGGGGGTGAGTCTGATCCTGCAGCAGTTTGTGCGTTCGGTGTCGAGCGCCTTTGCGATTGGCCTGGTGGTGGCTGTTGTGGCTGGCCTGATGGTGCCCCGCTTCACGCCGAAAGCTTGGTGGCAGCAACGCTGGACCCCCTTATTGGGGACAGGTAGCTGGGTGGTGACCGCCCTGGTGGGCGTGGTACTTGCTTCCTTGCTGGGTGAGCAGCGGGTGTTCGATCAGCCCTGGTTCAGCGCCCGCAACATTGATGTCACCGCTCCGGTATGGCTGCGCGGTTCGATTGATGTGGGTGCCGTGAATATGCCGGCTGCCCGTTTGTTCATCATCGTTCTCACGGTTGTGGCTCTGGTGCTGGTGAACTGGTTCCTGCAGAAGAGTGTTTGGGGGATGCGCATTCGTGCGGTCACGCAAAACCGCACCATGAGTGATTGCCTGGGTATTCCCACGGAAAAGGTGGATGCGCTGACGTTCTTGATCGGCTCCGGCCTCGCTGGTGTGGCTGGTGTCGCCGTCACGCTGCTGGGTTCGGTGGGCCCGAACCTCGGCGGGAACTACATCGTGGACTGCTTCATGGTGGTGGTGCTTGGCGGCGTGGGCAAGCTAGCGGGCACCGTGTTGGCCGCGTTGGGCATTGGTGTGATCAGTTATGTGGTGGGTTCCGGTTCACTGCTTTTGGTGTGGCCTGGTATGCCCGAGGGGCTCAACACCGTGATCACCTTTTTCGCCACCACGTCGATGGCAAAAGTGCTGGTGTTCGCCTTGATTGTGGTGTTCCTGCAGATCAGACCGGCTGGTTTGTTCCCGCAGAAAGGCCGCATGGTGGAGGCCTGA
- the urtA gene encoding urea ABC transporter substrate-binding protein produces MTSPSMRKTSLRLLGGATALATSLTLVACGGGDQAGGEFDGEVKVGILHSRSGTMAISENTVAEAELMAIDEINAKGGITIDGKKLKIVPVEEDGASDWPTFAEKATKLIDQDKVAVVFGGWTSASRKAMLPVFEAKDHFLFYPIQYEGQECSKNIFYSGAAPNQQAEPAVDWLLQNKGKEFFLVGSDYVYPRTANTIMKEQLKANGGKVVGEDYLPLGNTEVAPIIAKIKQAMPKGGVIVNTLNGDSNVAFFKQMKAAGITPANGYSIMSFSIAEEEIAAIGPEYLEGTYAAWNFFQSLDTPASKEFTKNFKAKYGDQRVTNDPAEAAYMMVYLWAAAAEKANSVDDNKVREALIGVSFDAPEGKVTVQPNHHVEKLVLIGEVQKDGMFKILENKGFVKPVAWNQYVPETKGYTCDWTQDRPDAGKYKM; encoded by the coding sequence ATGACCTCCCCTTCGATGCGAAAGACTTCGCTGCGTCTGCTGGGCGGTGCCACGGCTCTGGCCACCTCTCTCACCCTGGTGGCTTGTGGTGGCGGTGATCAGGCCGGTGGTGAGTTCGACGGTGAAGTGAAGGTGGGCATCCTTCACAGCCGTTCCGGCACCATGGCCATCTCCGAAAACACGGTGGCCGAAGCCGAGCTGATGGCGATCGATGAGATCAACGCTAAAGGCGGCATCACCATCGACGGCAAGAAGCTGAAGATCGTTCCCGTTGAAGAGGACGGCGCTTCGGATTGGCCCACCTTCGCGGAGAAGGCCACCAAGCTGATCGATCAAGACAAGGTTGCTGTTGTCTTTGGCGGTTGGACCTCCGCTAGCCGCAAGGCGATGCTGCCGGTCTTCGAGGCCAAGGATCACTTCCTCTTCTACCCGATTCAGTACGAAGGTCAGGAGTGCTCCAAGAACATCTTCTACAGCGGTGCTGCTCCCAACCAGCAGGCTGAGCCTGCGGTGGATTGGCTGCTGCAGAACAAGGGCAAGGAATTCTTCCTCGTTGGTTCGGACTACGTGTATCCACGTACCGCCAACACCATCATGAAGGAGCAGCTCAAGGCCAATGGTGGCAAGGTGGTGGGTGAGGACTACCTGCCCCTGGGTAACACCGAAGTGGCGCCGATCATCGCCAAGATCAAGCAGGCGATGCCCAAGGGTGGTGTGATCGTGAACACCCTCAACGGCGACAGCAACGTGGCCTTCTTCAAGCAGATGAAGGCTGCCGGTATCACCCCGGCCAACGGCTACTCGATCATGAGCTTCTCGATCGCCGAAGAGGAGATCGCTGCCATCGGTCCTGAGTACCTCGAAGGTACCTACGCCGCCTGGAACTTCTTCCAGAGCCTCGATACGCCTGCCTCCAAGGAGTTCACCAAGAACTTCAAGGCCAAGTACGGCGACCAGCGCGTCACCAACGACCCCGCTGAAGCCGCCTACATGATGGTGTATTTGTGGGCTGCTGCCGCTGAGAAGGCCAACAGCGTCGACGACAACAAGGTGCGTGAAGCCCTGATCGGCGTGAGCTTCGATGCTCCCGAAGGCAAGGTGACCGTGCAGCCCAACCACCACGTTGAGAAGCTTGTGCTGATCGGCGAGGTGCAGAAGGACGGCATGTTCAAGATCCTTGAGAACAAAGGCTTCGTGAAGCCTGTGGCCTGGAACCAGTACGTGCCCGAAACCAAGGGTTACACCTGCGATTGGACCCAGGATCGCCCTGACGCTGGCAAGTACAAGATGTGA
- the ureG gene encoding urease accessory protein UreG translates to MTASRLRVGVAGPVGSGKTALVEALCRRLRDRLQLAVVTNDIYTQEDAQFLTRAGALEPGRIRGVETGGCPHTAIREDCSINRAAVADLEAAYPGLDLVLVESGGDNLAASFSPELVDLCIYVIDVAAGDKIPRKGGPGITRSDLLVINKIDLAPMVGASLEVMERDTERMRPGRPWCFTNLHSGEGLEQVEAFVLQQLPS, encoded by the coding sequence ATGACAGCCAGTCGTTTGCGGGTCGGAGTGGCTGGTCCGGTGGGGTCGGGCAAAACCGCTCTGGTGGAGGCGCTCTGTCGCCGGCTGCGGGATCGATTGCAGCTGGCGGTGGTCACCAACGACATCTATACCCAGGAAGACGCTCAGTTCCTCACCCGTGCCGGGGCGCTGGAGCCGGGGAGAATTCGCGGCGTGGAAACCGGGGGCTGTCCCCACACCGCCATCCGTGAGGACTGCTCGATCAATCGTGCGGCGGTGGCCGATCTGGAGGCGGCCTATCCCGGCTTGGATTTGGTGCTGGTGGAGAGCGGTGGCGACAACCTGGCCGCCAGCTTCAGCCCGGAGCTGGTGGATCTCTGCATCTATGTGATTGATGTGGCCGCCGGCGACAAGATCCCCCGTAAGGGCGGGCCTGGCATCACCCGCTCTGATCTGTTGGTGATCAACAAGATCGATCTGGCGCCGATGGTGGGCGCCAGCCTGGAGGTGATGGAGCGCGACACCGAACGGATGCGGCCCGGGCGTCCCTGGTGTTTCACCAACCTCCACTCGGGTGAAGGGCTCGAACAGGTGGAAGCGTTTGTGCTGCAGCAACTCCCCAGCTGA
- a CDS encoding ABC transporter substrate-binding protein has product MTLPRRRVLVLGGAGLAGSLLLKACGVGQRSTGPRPLIGVLQMVDAQPPNLTRLGFEQALAAAGYREGETMSVLRRDAAGQPANTTVVMQQFLRDQVDLVLAVGTPPLQAAMQVMPATTPVVFCYCSNPWGAGAGTPPGGVGQHRPNVVGTVGTNPVGKELDLAREINPQLKQVGLIFNPAESNSSFEAALMRKEAARRAITVLEQPVGNAGEVPKAAKALVEQQVEAFVKIGDYATIEAFAAICKVGLEHRIPVYSVDPPDIQLPGCLAVIGWNYRDDGMAAGRLAVRVLQGESPAQMAFQPLTSTDLLVSLATAQAIGVTVPEDLLQRADRVVR; this is encoded by the coding sequence ATGACGCTGCCGCGCCGCCGCGTGTTGGTTCTCGGCGGGGCGGGTCTGGCCGGATCGTTGTTGCTCAAGGCTTGTGGTGTGGGCCAGCGCAGCACTGGCCCTAGGCCGCTGATCGGGGTGCTGCAGATGGTGGATGCCCAGCCCCCCAACCTCACCCGCCTCGGGTTTGAACAGGCTCTGGCCGCGGCGGGATACCGCGAGGGCGAAACGATGAGTGTTCTGCGGCGCGACGCGGCTGGTCAGCCGGCCAACACCACCGTGGTGATGCAGCAGTTTCTGCGCGACCAGGTGGATTTGGTGCTGGCGGTGGGCACCCCACCGCTGCAAGCCGCGATGCAGGTGATGCCGGCCACCACGCCAGTGGTGTTCTGTTACTGCTCCAATCCCTGGGGCGCTGGTGCCGGTACGCCACCCGGTGGCGTGGGCCAGCACCGCCCCAACGTGGTGGGCACGGTGGGCACGAACCCGGTGGGCAAGGAGCTGGATCTGGCACGGGAGATCAACCCGCAGCTCAAGCAGGTGGGATTGATTTTCAATCCCGCTGAATCCAATTCCAGCTTTGAAGCGGCCCTGATGCGCAAGGAGGCCGCGCGGCGCGCCATCACCGTGTTGGAGCAGCCGGTTGGGAATGCCGGCGAGGTGCCAAAGGCGGCCAAGGCGCTGGTGGAGCAGCAGGTGGAGGCGTTCGTGAAGATCGGCGATTACGCCACGATTGAGGCCTTCGCCGCCATCTGCAAGGTGGGCCTTGAGCACCGCATTCCGGTGTACTCCGTGGATCCACCCGATATCCAGCTGCCGGGTTGTCTGGCGGTGATTGGCTGGAATTACCGCGACGACGGCATGGCGGCGGGCCGGCTCGCCGTGCGCGTGTTGCAGGGCGAATCGCCGGCGCAGATGGCCTTTCAACCGCTCACCAGCACCGATCTGTTGGTGAGCCTGGCCACCGCCCAGGCGATTGGCGTCACCGTGCCGGAGGATTTGCTGCAACGAGCTGATCGGGTGGTGCGCTGA
- a CDS encoding urease accessory UreF family protein yields the protein MFQLVSPALPVGAFSYSEGMEVLVQRGQLAGAEALEAWLRAELQRGAVAVEAAALGELQAELRAWRQGDGGLPAVVALDGWLLAQREAPELRAQQRQMGQSLLQLLADLGLPLPAAAAGMAWPAAFAWAALCLEIASPELEEAYLYGWVANQISAAVRLVPLGPTQGQRLQLALAGCIAERAEALRCSDPRELWNGGIGAGLAQLQHAELYSRLFRS from the coding sequence TTGTTCCAGCTGGTGAGCCCGGCCCTGCCCGTAGGCGCTTTCAGCTACTCCGAAGGGATGGAGGTGCTGGTGCAGCGGGGCCAGCTGGCTGGGGCGGAGGCGCTCGAGGCGTGGCTGCGGGCTGAACTGCAGCGGGGGGCCGTGGCCGTGGAAGCGGCGGCCCTGGGGGAGCTTCAGGCCGAGCTGCGCGCATGGCGCCAAGGCGATGGCGGCTTGCCTGCAGTGGTGGCGCTCGATGGTTGGCTGTTGGCGCAACGGGAAGCGCCTGAGCTCCGGGCCCAGCAGCGCCAGATGGGGCAGTCGCTGCTGCAGTTGCTGGCGGATCTGGGCTTGCCGCTGCCGGCCGCGGCGGCGGGGATGGCCTGGCCGGCGGCATTCGCCTGGGCCGCTCTGTGCCTGGAGATCGCCTCTCCCGAATTGGAGGAGGCCTATCTCTATGGATGGGTGGCCAATCAGATCAGTGCAGCCGTGCGCCTGGTGCCGCTCGGACCAACCCAGGGCCAGCGTTTGCAGCTGGCTCTTGCCGGCTGCATCGCCGAGCGAGCCGAGGCCTTGCGCTGCTCGGATCCACGGGAGCTGTGGAATGGCGGCATCGGCGCAGGCTTGGCCCAGCTGCAGCATGCCGAGCTCTATTCCCGCCTGTTCCGCAGCTGA
- the ureE gene encoding urease accessory protein UreE codes for MPTAAMPHEAAILLVERLPDQAPWPAAELVLQLPLAADERTSLRGHRRSACGSDLLLQLPRGAALRPGERLASADGQIQVQVAAAAEPVMQVRSADPLALLQAAYHLGNRHVAMELHADRLVLLQDSVLADLLRQRGLAVEFAQLPFQPEAGAYEGLGHHHHGHSHP; via the coding sequence ATGCCCACTGCCGCGATGCCGCACGAAGCCGCCATCCTGTTGGTGGAGCGCTTGCCGGATCAGGCGCCCTGGCCGGCTGCCGAGCTTGTGTTGCAGCTCCCCCTGGCCGCGGATGAGCGCACCAGCCTGCGGGGGCATCGCCGCTCAGCCTGTGGATCCGATCTGTTGTTGCAATTGCCTCGCGGTGCGGCCCTGCGTCCCGGCGAGCGCCTGGCCAGTGCGGATGGGCAGATTCAGGTGCAGGTGGCTGCGGCGGCTGAGCCGGTGATGCAGGTGCGCAGCGCCGATCCCCTCGCGTTGCTCCAGGCGGCTTATCACCTCGGCAATCGCCATGTGGCGATGGAGCTGCATGCCGATCGCTTGGTGCTCCTGCAAGACAGCGTGTTGGCCGATCTGCTGCGCCAGCGGGGGTTGGCGGTGGAGTTCGCTCAGCTGCCGTTCCAACCGGAGGCCGGTGCCTACGAAGGCCTGGGCCATCACCATCACGGCCACAGTCATCCGTGA
- a CDS encoding urease accessory protein UreD: MNGTLSASTTGWQATARLQFLERHGRTQFQGGATAPLKLMRSTAQSSGHCELPLLHTAGGLVGGDQLQLQLDLEAGSRALLTSVAAQKVYGSVRRSRLHPQGVWAEQKLAVRQAANSDLEWLPQELVLYADALYQQHLQVDLAPGASFLAMEVVRLGRTAADETLGEGCWRSSTSIRRQATPSQPERWELVDRLQLHGEALHGPHGMDGQPVFGSLVWAAPAPLDAAPLLEQVRAARTGLEGTMACGALEQGLVARYRGPSSQAARFWFCRIWALIRAQRGLAPPELPRVWPFQEQPLHQCSA; encoded by the coding sequence ATGAACGGCACCCTCTCCGCCTCAACCACCGGCTGGCAAGCCACCGCCAGGCTGCAGTTCCTGGAGCGCCATGGGCGCACCCAGTTTCAAGGGGGGGCCACCGCTCCGCTCAAGCTGATGCGCAGTACAGCGCAGAGCAGCGGCCATTGCGAGCTGCCCCTGCTGCACACCGCCGGGGGCCTGGTGGGCGGCGATCAGCTGCAGCTGCAGCTGGATCTCGAAGCGGGCAGCCGGGCGCTGCTCACCAGTGTGGCGGCGCAGAAGGTGTACGGCAGCGTGCGCCGCTCCCGGCTCCACCCCCAGGGCGTCTGGGCTGAGCAGAAGCTGGCGGTGCGACAGGCGGCGAACAGCGATCTGGAGTGGCTGCCCCAGGAGCTGGTGCTGTACGCCGACGCCCTCTATCAACAGCATCTGCAGGTGGACCTGGCCCCGGGCGCCAGTTTTCTGGCGATGGAGGTGGTGCGGCTGGGACGCACCGCCGCGGATGAAACGTTGGGAGAGGGCTGCTGGCGCTCCAGCACCAGCATTCGCCGCCAAGCCACACCCAGCCAGCCCGAGCGCTGGGAACTCGTGGATCGGCTGCAGCTCCATGGCGAAGCGCTGCACGGGCCACACGGCATGGACGGGCAACCGGTCTTCGGCTCCCTGGTGTGGGCCGCGCCAGCCCCCCTGGACGCCGCACCCTTACTGGAACAAGTACGCGCAGCCCGCACCGGGCTGGAGGGAACGATGGCCTGCGGCGCGCTGGAGCAAGGGTTGGTGGCGCGCTACCGCGGACCATCCAGCCAGGCGGCCCGCTTCTGGTTCTGCCGGATCTGGGCGCTGATCCGCGCCCAACGCGGACTGGCCCCACCGGAACTGCCACGGGTTTGGCCGTTTCAGGAGCAGCCACTCCACCAGTGTTCAGCCTGA
- a CDS encoding urease subunit gamma, translating to MHLSPQEKDKLLIVTAALLAERRLNRGLKLNHPEAVAWLSFQVLEGARDGKSVAELMQEGTTWLSRDQVMEGIAELVHEVQIEAVFPDGTKLVTLHDPIR from the coding sequence ATGCATTTATCCCCTCAGGAGAAGGACAAGCTCCTGATCGTGACCGCGGCCCTGCTGGCGGAACGGCGCCTCAACCGCGGCCTCAAGCTCAACCACCCCGAGGCGGTGGCCTGGCTCAGTTTTCAAGTGCTGGAAGGAGCCCGCGATGGCAAAAGCGTGGCCGAGCTGATGCAGGAAGGCACCACCTGGCTCAGCCGCGACCAAGTGATGGAGGGCATTGCTGAGCTGGTGCATGAGGTGCAGATCGAAGCGGTGTTTCCCGATGGCACCAAGCTCGTGACCCTCCACGACCCGATTCGCTGA
- a CDS encoding urease subunit beta, with protein MAPLIPGELIPEPGELELNAGRPVTTLLVANTGDRPVQVGSHFHFFEVNAALEFNREAARGLRLDIPAGTAVRFEPGDSREVQLVPFAGQRRIFGFNGLVNGPLD; from the coding sequence ATGGCACCACTGATCCCCGGCGAACTGATCCCCGAACCCGGCGAGCTCGAACTCAACGCCGGCCGGCCCGTCACCACCTTGCTGGTGGCCAATACCGGTGATCGCCCGGTGCAGGTGGGATCGCATTTCCACTTCTTTGAAGTGAATGCCGCACTGGAGTTCAACCGTGAAGCCGCCCGGGGCCTACGGCTCGATATCCCCGCCGGCACAGCCGTGCGCTTTGAGCCCGGCGACAGCCGCGAGGTGCAGCTGGTTCCCTTCGCCGGCCAACGGCGCATTTTCGGATTCAACGGCCTGGTGAACGGCCCCCTCGACTGA
- the ureC gene encoding urease subunit alpha yields MPYRISRRAYAETYGPTTGDRLRLADTELILEVEKDFTVYGDEVKFGGGKVIRDGMGQAQTTRADGAVDTVITNALILDWWGIVKADIGLRDGRIVAIGKAGNPETQAGVDIVVGPGTEAIAGEGHILTAGAIDTHIHFICPQQVETALASGVTTMLGGGTGPATGSNATTCTPGAFHMARMLQAAEGLPMNLGFFGKGNASTPEALEEQIRAGAITLKLHEDWGTTPAAIDCCLSVADRFDIQVAIHSDTLNEAGFVEDTIRAIGGRTIHTFHTEGAGGGHAPDIIRICGEANVLPSSTNPTRPYTRNTLEEHLDMLMVCHHLDPRIPEDVAFAESRIRRETIAAEDILHDIGAFSLIASDSQAMGRVGEVITRTFQTAHKMKVQRGVLPGDSERNDNTRLKRYIAKVTINPAIVHGIDHQVGSVEVGKLADLVLWKPGFFGVKPEMVIKGGSIVWAQMGDANASIPTPGPVHGRPMFAAFGKALAPSCLTFVSQAALDDDVPRRLGLERLCVPVQNTRGGINKASMKNNTALPKVEVDPQTYEVFADGELLTCEPADVLPMAQRYFLL; encoded by the coding sequence ATGCCCTATCGCATCTCCCGCCGCGCCTACGCCGAGACCTACGGCCCCACCACGGGCGATCGCCTACGGCTCGCCGATACCGAGCTGATCCTGGAGGTGGAGAAGGACTTCACTGTCTATGGCGATGAAGTGAAGTTCGGCGGAGGCAAGGTGATCCGCGATGGGATGGGTCAGGCCCAGACCACCCGCGCCGACGGGGCGGTGGACACGGTGATCACCAACGCCCTGATCCTCGATTGGTGGGGGATCGTAAAGGCCGACATCGGCCTGCGCGACGGCCGCATCGTGGCGATCGGCAAGGCGGGCAACCCCGAAACCCAAGCCGGTGTGGACATCGTGGTGGGCCCAGGCACCGAGGCGATCGCCGGCGAGGGCCACATCCTCACCGCCGGTGCCATCGACACCCACATCCACTTCATCTGCCCCCAGCAGGTGGAAACGGCCCTAGCCAGCGGGGTGACCACGATGCTCGGCGGCGGCACCGGCCCAGCCACCGGCTCCAACGCCACCACCTGCACCCCAGGCGCCTTCCACATGGCGCGGATGCTGCAGGCCGCCGAAGGGCTGCCGATGAACCTCGGCTTCTTCGGCAAGGGCAATGCCAGCACCCCTGAAGCGCTCGAAGAGCAAATCCGCGCCGGTGCTATCACCCTCAAGCTCCACGAAGACTGGGGCACCACACCTGCGGCGATCGACTGCTGCCTGTCGGTGGCGGATCGCTTCGACATCCAGGTGGCGATCCACTCCGACACCCTCAACGAGGCCGGGTTCGTCGAAGACACGATCCGCGCCATCGGCGGCCGCACGATCCACACCTTCCACACCGAAGGGGCCGGCGGCGGCCATGCACCCGACATCATCCGGATCTGCGGGGAAGCCAACGTGCTGCCCAGCTCCACCAACCCCACGCGCCCCTACACCCGCAACACGCTCGAGGAACACCTCGACATGCTGATGGTGTGCCACCACCTCGATCCGCGGATCCCGGAAGACGTGGCCTTCGCTGAATCGCGGATCCGCCGCGAAACGATCGCCGCCGAAGACATCCTTCACGACATCGGCGCCTTCTCGCTCATCGCCAGCGATTCGCAGGCCATGGGCCGGGTGGGTGAGGTGATCACGCGCACCTTCCAGACTGCCCACAAGATGAAGGTGCAGCGCGGCGTCCTACCGGGCGACTCAGAGCGCAACGACAACACCCGCCTCAAGCGCTACATCGCCAAGGTGACGATCAACCCCGCGATCGTGCACGGCATCGATCACCAGGTGGGCTCGGTGGAAGTGGGCAAGCTGGCGGATCTGGTGCTGTGGAAGCCCGGGTTCTTCGGGGTGAAGCCCGAGATGGTGATCAAGGGCGGCTCGATCGTGTGGGCGCAGATGGGTGATGCCAACGCCTCGATCCCCACCCCGGGCCCGGTGCACGGCCGGCCGATGTTCGCCGCCTTCGGCAAGGCGCTGGCCCCCAGCTGCCTCACCTTCGTGAGCCAGGCCGCCCTCGACGACGACGTGCCCCGCCGCCTCGGCCTGGAGCGGCTTTGCGTGCCGGTGCAGAACACCCGCGGCGGCATCAACAAGGCCTCGATGAAAAACAACACCGCCCTGCCCAAGGTGGAGGTGGACCCGCAGACCTACGAGGTGTTCGCCGACGGCGAACTGCTCACCTGCGAGCCGGCCGACGTGCTGCCGATGGCCCAGCGCTATTTCCTGCTCTGA
- a CDS encoding PilZ domain-containing protein, with translation MDQPLWDQVGQPLNRRHEPRMAVGSVLPVQLRFLPNGQPPGAWMTADILDISHGGMALLVPCLETTLVGEPLLLDVSQHPGFGAVRLPAVLRWSCPAGELGLLQLIGVQLDQPLPRVPPLVQSRK, from the coding sequence TTGGATCAGCCCCTCTGGGATCAGGTGGGCCAGCCGCTCAATCGCCGCCATGAACCCCGCATGGCGGTCGGCAGTGTGCTGCCGGTGCAATTGCGCTTCCTGCCCAACGGCCAGCCCCCCGGCGCCTGGATGACAGCCGACATCCTCGACATCAGCCACGGCGGCATGGCGCTGCTGGTGCCCTGCCTGGAGACGACACTTGTCGGCGAGCCGCTGCTGCTCGATGTGAGTCAGCATCCGGGGTTTGGTGCGGTGCGGCTACCGGCTGTGCTGCGTTGGAGCTGCCCAGCTGGCGAGCTGGGGCTGTTGCAGCTGATCGGCGTGCAGTTGGATCAGCCCCTGCCCCGGGTCCCCCCCCTGGTTCAGAGCAGGAAATAG
- a CDS encoding circularly permuted type 2 ATP-grasp protein: protein MFTDYRPSKGYDEYFSASEEPRSALQPLLSSLGALGLEQLNRNHAAAGMLLKRLGATFRLNDSGNRGGERILPFDPLPRLIGSSDWDLLQRGLIQRLEAIDLFLADVYGDQAILRDGVIPREDVETSQGWRPQLRGFRPPLGKWCQISGLDLIRDGLGTWRVLEDNLRCPSGVAYFLENRRVMKRMFPSLFSGRTVQPIDSYPSQLLQTLRDLAPWTEAPRVVLLTPGVFNSAYFEHSYLAQQMGISLVEGRDLACQDGRVWMRTTQGLEPVDVIYRRIDDDFLDPAVFRSDSMLGVRGLMEVYAQGRVAIANAPGTGVADDKLIYAYVPEMIRYYLGEEPIIENVPTYLCSRPDDQAYVLAHLKELVVKAVSEAGGYGMLIGPHASEAEILDFADKIRANPRNFIAQPTLELSTVPSLSDGELYPCHVDLRPYVLRGKDAWVTPGGLTRVALKRGSLVVNSSQGGGCKDTWIVEEAPC, encoded by the coding sequence ATGTTCACCGACTACCGGCCCAGCAAGGGCTACGACGAATATTTCAGCGCCAGCGAAGAACCCCGCAGTGCGCTGCAGCCGCTGCTTTCCTCCCTGGGCGCACTGGGGCTGGAGCAGCTCAACCGCAACCACGCCGCGGCCGGCATGCTGCTGAAGCGGCTGGGGGCCACCTTCCGTCTCAACGATTCCGGCAACCGCGGCGGCGAGCGCATCCTTCCCTTTGATCCACTGCCCCGCCTGATTGGCTCCAGCGATTGGGACCTGCTGCAGCGCGGCCTGATCCAACGCCTCGAAGCGATCGATCTGTTTCTGGCGGATGTGTATGGCGATCAGGCCATCCTTCGCGATGGTGTGATCCCTCGTGAAGATGTGGAGACCTCCCAGGGCTGGCGGCCGCAACTCCGCGGGTTCCGGCCACCGCTGGGCAAGTGGTGTCAGATCTCCGGCCTCGATCTGATCCGCGATGGACTAGGCACCTGGCGCGTGCTGGAAGACAACCTGCGCTGCCCCTCGGGCGTGGCCTACTTCCTCGAGAACCGGCGCGTGATGAAGCGCATGTTCCCGAGCCTGTTCAGCGGCCGCACCGTGCAGCCGATCGACAGCTATCCATCCCAGCTGCTGCAGACCCTGCGGGATCTGGCCCCCTGGACCGAAGCGCCGCGGGTGGTGCTGCTCACACCGGGGGTGTTCAACAGCGCTTACTTCGAGCACAGCTACCTGGCCCAGCAAATGGGCATCTCCCTGGTGGAGGGGCGCGATCTGGCCTGCCAGGACGGGCGGGTGTGGATGCGCACCACCCAGGGCCTCGAGCCGGTGGATGTGATCTACCGCCGCATCGACGATGACTTCCTCGATCCGGCGGTGTTCCGCTCCGATTCGATGCTCGGGGTGCGGGGCTTGATGGAGGTGTATGCCCAGGGCCGCGTCGCCATCGCCAACGCGCCTGGCACCGGCGTCGCCGACGACAAGCTCATCTACGCCTACGTGCCTGAGATGATCCGCTACTACCTCGGCGAGGAGCCGATCATCGAAAACGTGCCCACCTATCTGTGTTCACGGCCCGATGATCAGGCCTATGTGCTGGCGCACCTGAAGGAGCTGGTGGTGAAGGCGGTGTCGGAAGCCGGGGGCTACGGGATGTTGATCGGTCCCCATGCCAGCGAAGCGGAGATTCTCGATTTCGCCGACAAGATCCGCGCCAACCCGCGCAATTTCATCGCCCAGCCCACCCTCGAGCTCTCCACCGTGCCATCCCTCAGCGATGGCGAGCTCTATCCCTGCCACGTGGATCTGCGGCCCTATGTGCTGCGCGGTAAAGACGCCTGGGTCACCCCTGGTGGCCTCACCCGTGTGGCCCTGAAGCGGGGTTCGCTGGTGGTGAATTCGTCGCAGGGCGGCGGCTGCAAGGACACCTGGATCGTGGAGGAAGCCCCATGCTGA